A portion of the Malania oleifera isolate guangnan ecotype guangnan chromosome 3, ASM2987363v1, whole genome shotgun sequence genome contains these proteins:
- the LOC131151172 gene encoding uncharacterized protein LOC131151172 yields MEVLNCTDKQKVCYATFKITVNAKCWWLSMKRLKGQRYFPSSTREEKVEEFTNLTQGNMIVREYAATFMELSHFAPFMIPNEARKVRMLEKGLRRKIYELVVGFHVQNFSELVDKASVLEKSL; encoded by the exons ATGGAAGTACTCAACTGCACGGACAAGCAGAAAGTCTGTTATGCCACGTTTAAGATAACAGTTAATGCAAAATGTTGGTGGCTTTCGATGAAACGTCTAAAGGGACAGAG gtacttCCCCTCATCCACTAGAGAAGAAAAGGTTGAGGAGTTTACCAACCTGACCCAGGGGAATATGATTGTTAGGGAGTATGCAGCGACATTTATGGAGCTATCTCACTTTGCACCATTTATGATCCCGAATGAGGCAAGAAAGGTTAGGATGCTTGAAAAAGGCCTAAGACGAAAGATCTATGAACTTGTCGTGGGGTTCCACGTTCAGAACTTCTCGGAATTGGTGGATAAGGCCTCGGTATTAGAGAAGAGCTTGTAG